Proteins co-encoded in one Gallus gallus isolate bGalGal1 chromosome 27, bGalGal1.mat.broiler.GRCg7b, whole genome shotgun sequence genomic window:
- the RPRML gene encoding reprimo-like protein encodes MNGSFFNQSLLEQGAYPNRTRGLGLLLACCNGTSSVLAPDGGSSVLAPDERSLYITRVVQIAVLCVLSLTVVFGIFFLGCNLLIKSESMINFLVKDRRPSKDVGAAIMGLY; translated from the coding sequence ATGAATGGATCCTTCTTCAACCAGAGCCTCCTGGAGCAAGGAGCTTACCCCAACAGGACCCGGGGTTTGGGGCTGCTCCTGGCCTGCTGCAATGGGACCAGCTCGGTGCTGGCACCTGACGGCGGCTCCTCGGTGCTGGCACCCGACGAGCGCAGCCTGTACATCACACGCGTGGTGCAGATCGCCGTCCTCTGCGTCCTCTCCTTGACTGTGGTGTTCGGCATCTTCTTTTTGGGCTGCAACTTGCTCATCAAGTCGGAGAGCATGATTAACTTTTTGGTGAAGGACCGAAGACCTTCCAAGGACGTGGGAGCCGCGATCATGGGGCTCTACTGA